In Citrus sinensis cultivar Valencia sweet orange chromosome 3, DVS_A1.0, whole genome shotgun sequence, the sequence GACTAAAAAGTAAGCAAAGAACGGAAAGCTTTAGTTGACCTAACAAGAGCCAAGAAggtgttaaaattatttcggATGGTATGTTATTGTAAATGGTTGAAACTGCCttatcatatcaaattttacagcaattgaaacaaattgaattagacctttttttcaaattgaggTGCTATAAGTTTCAGTTAgttgtagaaaaaaattgaaagtataaaataaaaattaataatatgtaataaatataaattttaaataataattttaataaaattattaaaaatataaaaaattatattatataaataaaaaattatatcaacataatttttaaattataaatttaatactgtaattataattttaatattataatttttaaattacaactgCACCCTTAATCATCGAAGGAAAAAACGATTGTGTTGTACCCtcctaaatattatatgtataatatCCATGGCCATGGAAGTGAAGTGGAAACGGGGGATTGGAGCAGCGCACGAGGTGGGGCCTACTGCTCGAAAATGACAACGCCTCAGGGGTATCAATATTATACGTGGGGTTGCACTTGCACCCACTAGTAGCAAAGATGCGTCGGGTCATCATTTTATTGGCAATTACAGTAAGAAGAATCCCTTGGAAATATGTACTTATTGTATGTTTTTCTTCCGTCTTTTTAATTGTATGTGTGTTCGTCATGAACAAAACAGGATTCAAACTTAGATTCATAAATAATGATACAATAAAAGCAACAAATGATTCACGTACTActgcgagagagagagagagattaattGACGACCCATAAATTCAAAAGTTTCTGATTAATCATAATCATAACAGAATTAACATTGAACATAGAGAGTTTATATAGCTTCAGTATGGAAGGGGAGGTAGGAACTCAACTGCTAAAGCTGAATAGAGAGAGTAATTGAAAGGAAACACATCGATTGGATACTAATAATCTAATAAATTTGACCTTTTAAGCATCGGATGGTTCGTCCTTGACTTTGTCCTTGTCTTTGTCGTCGGCGGCATCAtcggattcagaggaagcttCGTTGCTTCCTTCAACGGCGTCGTCGGGATCGCGAGCAGGATCGGATTTGTCCATGGCGGCTCGAACCTTGTCGAGGAACGGCTTCAAAGCCAACTCAATAGCCAGCCACCCAAACGCTAGAGCACCAACAACGGTCAGCgctttcttcatcttctccaCACCCCTCCTTTCCTTAAACTGCGCTGCTTCTATTTCTATCTCTATGCCACTAGTTAGCTATCAATTTTGTCTTCATTTTCTAGGTCAAATTACAACAAagggtattttaattttgtcttcGTTTTCTAGGTCAAATTACAACAAGGGTATTTTTCCCCCTTTCTTGCGTATTTGGAAAGGAAGCAATACACTAATTCCCCCTCCCTCCGCCTCCGGTTTAAAATTCGAAAATTCGGTCCCCCTTTGTTTGCCTTTTACCTTTAGCCCTATTTTCCTCTTGGGCTCTGCTAATTACGATCACATTATCATTAATTACCAGTGTTGTATTAAAGGATTTAGCTTTAGTGCtgcattgaattttttattaatcttgtagaaatatataattactaattattgaataagaatataataaaatacaattagtaattattaaataagaatacaaaactaattaaaactTAGCAGCATATTACTGTACGTGCAAGTGTTATAGAAgatcataaaaaattgaacGCAACTCAACATTTGGACCTAGATCCTAAATcctatattaaaatataagaatttctGAACATTTGATTTGCTTCTTCAAGATATACAGGGTATTACTTAATTGATAAGAAAAATCTCACAAAATTAAAGACTACGTGCAGACATAATAAATACAGTCAGCTCAGTTCAATTTTTCCAGTCATGCAGATCATAGTAAAATGCGTAGCCCACGCACTTAGAACAAaacatttaacaaaaactACAACAACTTTCTAGACATTTATGAGTTAACTAAATAAGCCGTGCCCAATTTGTGCTATAGTATTTAAGTGCTCCGGTAAGGGATAACAATCCTTGGCAAGTGCCACACCGAAAGCTATTTGCCTGTTAAGATTTCCTCAATAAGTATTAGATCACACGCTAATTAATCagagtcttttttttttttttttttgggtaccattataagaaagcaaaaacaaagGAGTGAAGCTTCGAATTCTAGATCAAGTCACCCTGGTggaacaatattaaaagataacATCACTCCTTTCCATGTCCCCACACACTCCTACAACAAAGATGTTTACATGACCAGGTGCTCCAAAAATTATAACCAGTGCAACATATCTAACGACCACGGCCACGCCCGCGACCGCGTCCACGGCCCCGACCACGTCCCACCGGCCTCCCTGAATTTGGAAAGAATTAGAAAGATTAATATCATCAGGAATCATGAAAAGAAGcatacacaaaaacaatgaACACATGAATGAAGCTTAATCTGAGAAATTATGTCAATACCAGCAGTCGGCTTCTTTGGCTTGACCCTAGGTGTCTCTTCAACCAGCAATGTTTCAAGATTCAAGCTGTCAGGAAGGATATAATAACGGATATTGTTACCCCTCACACTTAGGTGATCCAAGTTCACTGGATTTTTCCCCTTCAGCGTAAGTTTCACTGTTTTCAAATGTGTGTTCATACTGATATCCACACCTGTAATAAAACAGTCAAATCTCCTGTCAGAACAGTTTCACCATCCATCCCCGTGCACAGAGTTAATAGTATTTCACCAAGGAAAACTATGCAATACAACTCTGCTCTAGTTATTATGTCACTCAAATAAGTGCTCAGAAAATATGAACATTTACTACCAAAGAGAAAGTCCTAAAAGGAAagaagagggggggggggggggcggggCGCTCATGAAAATAGTACGAGTATGAAGGTTCAAGGTAAATGCAGCAGCTGCGTGTGTGATTCCATGTCATGGGGTTTTGCACGTGTGCAAAGGATGCATGTAGCACAGAGAGAAAGGAGACCCCATTCTAACAAAGGAAAATTGTACGAACATTTTCTACAAGGGCAAGAACTATgagaaaatcaagaaggaaACAGGTTACTCAGGTAATATGGCATCAAGTGCTTATGACATTGTACAAACACTTCTCTACAAGGGCAAGAACTATGAAAAAATGGAGAGGGAAACAGGTCACTCGGGTAATATGGCATCAAGTGCTTGTAAACAGTCAAAAATGGCAATCTTGCATTGGTGCTACACATAATCTTCAacttctaatttaaaaaaataaaatctccaATTCAACCAATCACTACGTTTACCcttttaacttcttttatGAAAGAAGGTTTCCCCACCAAAGAAACAAGACAAATCCCGGTTACAAAAGAGCAGCTTTGTCAACTCCTTCGAAGTTGATTGACCGCAGGACATGCGGCTTCCATAAGAAAGCTAGTCAATGGAGTTTTTACACTGagctataaaatttaaaaactttcaCTTACCAAAAGCAATTTCTCAGGATTGTAAATCCTAACTTATTAAACGTCCTAACTACTTAAACCTTACTTCATCGACTTTAGATACCATCGACAGTTTATAATGTATTAAGGACAACCTCGGAAGCAATTTCCTTCCATAAAGGGTAAGAAAACCTCTAAATTTCTGTTAAGAGAGAAAGCAAGGCACAAAATCCATCAACTTGCTGTGATAAAAACCTGTAGATGGGTATGGATAACTAAGGCAGACATACATCTCTaacatgaaaaatttaaacatacaaaACTAAGCAGATAAACAAGGTATTATCCTAATATATAGCAAATTccaatgcttcaattaaagaaaagacAATATACATATCCTAGAATGGGATATCCTACTATCATCTATACTAATCCGTACTGTTTACACGAAAAAAACAGACAAGAGCACTAGGTTCTAACTCATACTATTATCTATACTAATTTAAGTCTTATAGAAGAATCATGACTCGCAGTTTATCAACTAAATTATATACCACACTGGAAGCCAATAGAGgggaaaaaatggaaaaaaccCCCAAAATGAAGTGGTAACTCCAACTCAATTGTTCATAATCGAGGCACAACTAGTCTAGCAGTTAACAATTTGTATTCTAATCGGAAATTAAGCATATatgtaaaagaaataaacaaaaacgaAAAATAAAAGGCTAGGGTTTAACAAAACCCTAGATGTACTAAACcctgaaaaaggaaaaaggaaatgaagCAATAATAAGTGAAGAGAAAATAACCTGTGATGGTTCCGTGAACAATGGTTCCGTTCTTCAGTTCAATCGACACGGTCTCATTGTTCAACTTCATCAAGAACCTGTTTGATTTCCGATTTCAGTCAcgagcaaattttttttaaaaaaacaataataaggCGAATCACAACAGTAACAATAAAAGGAGAAAGAGTAATTGTTGTGACCGACCTGACGAGCTTCATTTTGGTGAGCAAGACGAAAGCTAGGGCTTTGAAGCAAAAGCGGAGAGAAGAAGATTCTCTGCTACTAGGAAGCGGGAACGTTGTGCTGCACTCTGTGGATCTGATTTAGGGCTCGGGTGTGTATTAAGGCCATTTTAGCCTGGCAAAACGGCTCCGTTTAAGTCAGAGTCAATTTGTCTTTATTGCAAGACACTATAGCTCTTCCACCTCAataatcctaatatgaaatttGTGGAAAGAAAAGTAAGGATGGAATATTTATGCattaaagattattttaaatactttattattttatacattcatatattaaattatttaaaaaattaaattttactttatatattttttaaaattctaaaaaaatatgtacttaaactaataaattaattaactttatttacTCGAAACACTAATAAAGTTATTCAACACACTCAATTTTAAGAGATTTaactcatatttattataatataagctctaaaaaaattatttagcaTAATTTCagctattattattttttattatttatgttcaaTATTAGATTTTGCCTCCAAAACAACTTGCAATggaacataataattaaaaaaaagtactcTACAAATACTACCAAAAAAGAAACGAAGAcaaagaatagaaaaaatcTCACATATTTtgtagtaaaatttttttaaaaaatatttatttcctgttttattttcaaggcATTGAGTAGTGAGTATAATATATCAGCATTCAAAGTCATTgtgtaatataaatttataagaaattattattaatggaaATTTACATTATGaacaattttgtaataaattcttaattaaaattaaagtgtgtatagaataatttttaagtacgAACAGTCccagccaaaaaataaataggctttgaattagaaaatcccTCCTAATTTATTGATGCAATGAAATCTTTCACATCTATGAGTTTTGTCATACTGAAAATGTTGCAATTCTAGAAAGTCAAAGCAAATTTGAAGacgattaaataaatattttaataaaaacgaTATACAATTTTGAacgaatattaaaatatgatcacctaacaaatattttgtaaaacttACATGAACCTACATTATGTATATGTGTTTTGTTAAGTCATGAcaatctgaaatttttattattttttttggaaatattattagttagTGGATATAGGAGGAATATCCACCACAGCCATCGAATCGAGTTAGTGACCATACAGAGTAATTACTTTAATCAGTTAagcagaaatataaatttatatgtatCCTGAAAACAATCCCACAATATCATACATAAAATCATACATCTCAAATGagttaatttacaaatataaatatcaaactcaattcataaaagaaatcaaaatatgtaaacaaataaaaagtaacaaaCGGGGAACAAATTCATAATCGTGGCACCCTattcaaaccaaataaaaacttaaaaaatttgtcaCCAACGACTTGGATATGTAGTATTCTTTTAGTTAAGCAGTGGAAGTGAAGTTGAAATTGGCGCACGTAGTTTGCCTGCCCAAGAGCGCAGAGCCGAAGCCTGGCCTTGATGTTGCCGAATCAAACTTAAGAAGCATGTCCTCCTACTGCTGCCCTCCGATGACAATGGAAGTTGTAGGTTTCGAACCGCCATTAACAAACCCTGGACAGTACATATCTTCATTGACCTGCACCATCGAGTTTGCATCAAAGATGCGCCATATCACATTTTCATTCTCTGCAAAACAAGTTGGATGGTCAGCACGGATGCCCCCAAACGCGTGCCAAGTATGTTCCTTGAGTTGAAACACACATCAAAGGGTGCCACGGATGCCACCCTGGTGGTGTTTCTAGCAGATTAACGCCTCTGTTACTGCCTTAAATATCGACTTCTCCAATGCAGTGTAGGGATTCACAGTGCTGATTTTTGTTCCGCCAAAGCCCTGGCTGTCTATTGACAGCAATGTTGAGTTCAATGGGACGACTCTGTCATCGACCTTCATTGATTTCACTCCAATGAAGAATTTGTTGATGTCGAAATCTGATCTAGTTGGTTAGCGATTTAATATCAGACTCTTGCATcagtattaaatttatttggtggAGAATGGGCTAGCCAATCGTCAAGActactaataattaatgtgCGAATACCTAAAATCACATAAGACGGTAAGAGGTgccataaatttttttcaacgtGAACCCTCGACGCTTAAGTTAGTAATCAGCCTTTTtcggaaaaaaattaaaaaaataataataaaagaattaaaaattgagaaaattgatttttttttttaacctccCTTACTTTGGATTTTTCAGGACTTTTATAAGCATCCGAAATTATCGCACCATCGTTGGCATTACTGGGTTGAATGCGTCGCTTGAATCATGTGTTGTTGTTGCACCCTGGCCTTGGTGATGAAAAGCAGTCGCCGCAGCTGTTGGATCTAGCCACTGAGCACTGGGCTGACTTACACCTCACTGGGCGGTACGCTGAGGACGAATAGTTTTGTCTGCAATCAACCCACATGAATTGGCCGCCTAGATCAACCACCAGGTTTACTGGCAACAGTGAGGTTCTCTGGTTGATAGTGGTCACATACTGAAGTGTGGAAGCATCTTTTGTGACGGGAACTACTAGAGCTTTTGGCCTGAAAGATTTATGAGCGAAAGATGGAGGAgcaatggaaaataaaatgagaccAGAGAAGAGAATGCACACTAAATTCGTAGAGAAGATGccgttttaatttgtttgcaaGAATCAAAAAGCTTGTAGACGTTGGAAATGAGATGAGCGTGGACAGACTGTGGCAATGCCGCCTCCATTTATAGTTTctataattcatatttattaattattaatatgcAGAGCATGCGGTGGCTTGGCTCTGACCGCTGACGTGCCGAGACCAGACGTCTTCCAAGACTGCTGTAATTTTATACCACTGGATCCAAATCCATAAATAGGGTCCCGAATAATAGTCTTATATACATTCAAGCGCGGAGTCGATATTTCTATTCTTTATTTAGAGCACTAGAATAAATATATCCAATAATTACACCATGTGTATATGACAACATTgtaacataatttatattttcttcccagataaaaatcatttatttaaaagataattcCTCTAGGTTTTTGAGTTGTGGATTGCAATAGCTACCAGTCTTTTGAGAAAGTAATTTTCTTTGCTTGAACAGTGAGCCAAtgaacacaaaaaaaattgttgtgtagagataaaagaaatattgtaGCAGAATTAGATGATtgtatatttgtattaattatacGATGTTTGAGACTTTTAAAGCTTTTAACAAACTTGTCAAAGGGAtgtcaaaaatttaattaattctaaactTCATATCATAAGGTTACATTGAAGATTTTTCggaaaagagaaataactTAAGATTATTGGGAAAAggttaataattaaagaaatttgaCTTTAGTGAAAGGAAATTGTTTGAACCTGTGTTGTGAACCCATCGAATCCTCAGTTGGGGACTTTTATACCATATGCTCGCGATGGTGAGAATAGTAACGTGTGACCCGCGGGCATTTGGAAAGAATTAGAGATTTAAGAGTACGTAGTTGAGCCCATCAAAAACTTTGGATCAATAATATCCTGTGGCATTAGACAAATGCTTTCGCATATAAAAaccgaatttaatttttttgttcagcGTTGTTCATTAATCACCTCCAAAGACTGTATAGTGTCAACCCGAAAGTTCGAAGAAATACAGATGTTGAGTGGGCCTAAAACTACCCAAAAGTAAAGCCATTAGCTGTCTAAATACTCAATGGCTCAATTCCAAGCTCTGTAGTTCACATCACAGCACATTCACCGTCATCATTACAGTTCACATCCCCATATGGGGCATTCCTCGGCTGTATCCctcgatgatgatgatgagcatAATAACTTGGTGGTGTAGTGAAGGGATGAACATAATTTGGCACCGGTGGTGGCCCATAATGGGGCATCGGCTGCATAGGCTTCTCCACGAACCCATTGCCAAACCCTGAATCCCCAGCACCATGACAACATCTTTGAGTTACATTATTTTTCGCTACATGTCCATTACCACTCTTTGTATTCAGTGAATTGCAACGGTTTGCATGACATATGTATCCTTGTTGCTCTTCATTGTGCAATGCAACTTCACGCTGACCATTCAGGTTGATTTTCATGGCATGATCATTGTTAGTAGCATGGCTCATGTCATTGTTATGGTCCTTGAAggttaattttatgttttcagAGTGGCGTAGCCCTATATGTTTTAGTCCTTTAATCTTGGCCAGGTCTTGCAACTGTGCATGGTCAAACGTAATTGTTCGAGGGCTGCCTCCTGCCGGTGCTGCTGGTTGTGATTGTGGTGATGgtgcattttcattttgcgGCTTTTTGAGTAGCTGCTCGACGTGGGGATTTTGATTTCTCCTAGGGGTTTGTATAGGATCCCATAAAAGCTCTGCCCTTTTCCCAGCCTTTGCCAGCTTTGCTATGAACAGGTGTGGGTCTACTGTACTTGAGACTGCCACTGTTCCCTCATTTGCATCAATGCTGATTGTATGCA encodes:
- the LOC102621015 gene encoding small nuclear ribonucleoprotein SmD1a; protein product: MKLVRFLMKLNNETVSIELKNGTIVHGTITGVDISMNTHLKTVKLTLKGKNPVNLDHLSVRGNNIRYYILPDSLNLETLLVEETPRVKPKKPTAGRPVGRGRGRGRGRGRGRGR